The Phlebotomus papatasi isolate M1 chromosome 3, Ppap_2.1, whole genome shotgun sequence genomic sequence aagggacagataatcctaaccggcttatgtaggtgagattcttaacgtgagctaactcggagtgcatgcaaattcgatttagagctgaaattgtgagtcgccattcagttatcttgaatcaaattcgtgaaattatacaaattttgtatttaaaccaaaatatcaaggatttggatgaactgacagaaaaatgttatatggatgaaatgtagaccagaatgtactctataattttcctatagaacatgatctcatcgattactcagaagccaagataagcgaggttttttggcagattgtgaacggaaaaatagacctttcttgactttttctctttaattcttcacttcACTTCACTTTAATTCTTCATTCTttagtgaagaattaaagagaaaaagtcaagaaaggtctatttttccgttcacaatctgctacaacctattagaccgaaaattcctccgaggttttttgtttcttaactcgttttttcatccagagttccccaagtagtcatttgttgaacttaaactatatcaaagaattgttgtattttgtgggactttccatttaaaaccatattttaagtgtcttggtcgagtagaggcagtcaaattggcatctgagtgatttcaaagcgttattatgggaaaagttaattttttcacacttaaacggcaaaatcggagtgatagtgtagtctgaccggaaaatgatgtatggacgaaatgtagagacaaatgtcctctacaattatgtcaaagtaatcatcaaaatcggttcagcgacagtcgagataattgaggttatgtgatattgaaattggtttttcgactgtggcgcccctggtgttggtcccacgaagttcaaatattctagaaagttgtagcatttggtgagatctttcgtttaagccctcattcatcaaaatcggtcacatagaaccggagatatgattttttgaatttcgtgaactttgacccctcatatctccggttctattgaaaccacagcgcgcatacgcaccattttggaaacgtcctagactggactacaacatactaaaatttcattaacttgcacaatgccgtttttgagaaaagtgactttgaatttcgatgaattttgacgctatcacagcgccacctgtggtgactttttgaacttccatctgaaagtgctcatcgagacgaaaccaaaaaggtaaaatttaggtcgatatgttaattagaaccggagatagaggccggtcaatgttcaaactttgaccccttatagctcgggtcagaggttatggatcgacttaaggttttttttgtttgataggtataatcaacggctacaacatactaaaatttcagcccgatgcacaatggaatttttgagttatttaacttataagatttaaaaattttctttttaataatagcgcacctagcggtggttttatgaacttgagaTGTTAGaaagagaagtggcatttcacgagagctttccaaaaagccctcactttttaaattctgacaattagaaccggagttatggccattttaaaaaattttttttggacccttatagctcgggtcaggggggtcgggggaccttaagtttggtattgatggaaagctctaaggcccagctataacatactaaaatttgagcccgctcgatgccataggggcggagctattgagaaaacaaaaaaaggggggtcttcaaaatggcggaaggaggggtggggggtggggggtcaatgcaccaagttgcaattttcacccgatatataacctttaccgaaaaccacaagtcgatatcttttttagtttaggagctattaagctccaaagagcggccgggaacgtaaaatagccacatatatattcgtgatcaggaagtggcgaaacacattttggccaagtttgaggtcgatcggacgacatgaaattttgttaggattatagtaagtgagattgttaagaatctcacctaatatatagttgggtctatatttacaatattttatagttctaataactgcatatgagcttgtacgaactaattttttctaagagtgagtccaagtagtttagaaataaaaatcatcatgGATGTCCCGAAATTATCGCTTATGAGAAGTTTTTGGTCCTCTACGGAACATTTTGccgccattattattattaatatgaaTAAGCTTCACCCACTAAATGATAAATGACCACGCCCCCTTCAGAAGTTACAATTAacacattttcttttaaaaagtaCAACTAAGAAGGACAAGGGCGGAATTAGccatcaaatgaaatttttctttgactGTAATTTGATAAATACTTTTGTGAACAGACAGAGAGTCAATTAATTATTCTGACTAAACAGTAGTTatgcttaatattttttataaagaaaactatAACATCTTATATGTCTAACACTATCCGTGGCTAATTCTTCCTCGACTTCCCCTGTCTTTGTGAGTATTATGCCTGAGTATTAAATAATTCCGCCTATAATCCTTTAAGACACGCCCCTTAGAATCTCGTAACGTGAAATTGAAAAGCGAATAGTGAAGGTggttgaacagacttctgttcgcttggtacatAATGCCAagaaatttttgtgttaatgcacagagagagcgacaatcagaatttaaaccaaatagagacaggaaaaaaatcCTGCCTCCACCTaggcttgaactgggggcctttcgctatttaggcgaatgctctatcaactgagctatgggggcactggctctgattgtctttgccacAGATCttaaccaattgccatgtgcacttcaactcgttttcgactcactaCGAGCCTGGAGtaacggtatcatgcgtacaaaCCGCTGGCTGAAACTTTTACATCAATTGACGTTCTGATATGAAGGAAATCATTAGTTGATTCTCAAAGATCTTCTCAGTGATCTACTGAATGTTAAATCTTAAAAGACTCATTTCATGATCATTTAAGCCACGCCCAAAAGGAAGAAATGTGTAACTTCCAATAAAAAAGCGTAAAGCAAGACTTCAGAAACTTCTAGGTTAATTGACATTCAAAGTGAAAATCTAATTGGGTGAATTAAATTGTGGATAGACCGAGAATCCTTttactcaaaaatatttttgacacgCCCAAAATAACTTGTACAAAAAAACTAGCCATTAGCCAAGAAGTTCTATCGTAAGTCATACTATAAGAAAAGTAACTTGCAGAAGTTGGATGAaggaagaattttattttaacactaaatttaaatttaaaacagaaCAGGAAGGAAGGGATCTGGCCTCGAACACTTAAGCCACGCCCCATTACTAATATTCTAtccaaaaatagagaaaaaattagggtatctgcaaaatttctgaaaaacttCTTAATTTCCTCTTCTAACAAAAGCCGATTTGATTTTTTccacaccccagataccacttttctcaacaaatcttcgcgtttcagacgatttttgagaaatggagttacactgtttgtccgtctatgcgtctgtccgtctgtccgtctgtcaggctgtcgccagctctagatgccaaacggttagagatagcgacttggaacctTCAGAGGACCCGGCTATAAGTCAACACAAGCATCGTTAACATACCCCTCATTTCCCTAactcctccccttcccctccaaaaccatgtttttcaagATTACTCGAAAGCGCatcgaacgatttttttcaaatgttgtccaggcggacatttcatatttctcatccgaatggtTGATCTCAGATTTTTGTCTTTTAAAAACCAGGTAAAAGAAATTTCATAAAGCGATCGAGATCATGAAAAGTTGACAGCTTTTAGGTGGGGCTAATGTAACCGGGTGGGCGTGGCTTTTTGCAAAGTGTTAGTTCACAAAATTCTCCCTGTTTTTACAGCTTTTATTCATTAATGTTtgaatagttttaaaatttctgtCTTCTtggaggcgtggcttatttagTGAGAAGAACAGAGTACACCGGCGTGGCGCGGCTAATCGCCAAAAAGTTGGGCGTGGCTAATTTGAATATTATAAACGTTATACTATCCCAATCCAGTGTAAAGCGATCTACGTTTGTAATGAGCGAGGGAGTTATGCATAAAGACCCCCTTGGACAAATAAAGTACGTCTAAAGAACTCATAGGgtcactcaatgggtcaagtggtagagcacttgctctatgatgcaaatgtcccgggttcgaatcccctttaggtcaccaggaatttttctggcgttaaaggtgttcgaatttgctttaaaaaagcaatttttcgccttaaggctataattcttgcgagcaacgCATACACAATTTGAACTGCAAGCAAAGAGTACCAACCTAATATTctcccattttttttcttctttttccagGTGATATTATGCTAAATATCACAAAATGCCGAAATGTCGTTGTCAATCCCGGTGCTTTGTTTGACACAAGTTTCAACAGTGTCTTTGACTCAATCAGCGATCTCCGAATGCAACCAAATGCCCTAAATGGCGAAAAGATATCGAAGGTCTCCATTGTCAACAGTCATATTGATCGTCTTGAGAAGATCGGCAGTAAAATGACAGGAATTACCATTACCAATTCCACAATAAACACAATTGCTTCCAAAGCTTTTGAATTTCTCGAGTTAATTTCCGTCGTCTTGGAAAATACAACCATCAATCAGATCGAAAAGGAAGCATTTCCGAACAAACTCTTCTGCCGAACAATGCGTATTGAAGGTTGCACCATTGAAACGATATCAAGTGAGGCTATTGCTGATTGTGGATTTGCTAATATCATAATCGAGAGGAATACAATAAGAACAATTGGGGAAAGAGGAATAAGTGCAACAGCTTTAACTGCCAGTGTAtcttataataaaattgagagAACTAATCGACATTGGTTGAAAATTCAGCAATTTTCGAGTTTGGACGTCAATAATAACTCTTTCGGTCAATTTAGTTCTATGAATATCCAGGGGAAGTCATCCGAAGGAAGTTGCACCTTTGCCCGTAATTCTATAGTCAAGGCTGAAAGTGGAAGTCTACGCTTACCTCAAGACTGTTTGGTGAAGGATGTTTACTTCAAGAATGACTGCAATTGCAACTTGGAATGGTTGAAGGTCTTGAATGCGACTAATTTGGACAGAATGATGGACGTTAGTTATTGTAGTATCCATGAAACCCTTAAGCACTGCTTCAATGCAACCCTGGCCAAGCTAAGAACCTACTACAAAGAGGTCTGCAGTGAGGATCGAAAAGAGATCAATTGTGCGAAGAATCAGAAGGAGCCAAAACACGAGGGGAACTTTATAAAACCTGAAGATTTTGGGAAACGAAGTGATAAGGATAATTTGATCTACTACATTTCAGCAGGAGTAGTCCTCCTGATCTTCCTCCTCCTTCTCATTGGGATCCTTATCGTCTGGATGCGAAGGCGTGGAAAACGTCATGACAGAACGGAATTGATAACGCCAACCCCTGAAACTTCCCATCACAGCGTCGAAAGGGTACCAAAATGTACGCGACTCTTTTCACCAGAAGATCGGTTGATCATTAGTCAGACACTGGAGAAGATGAAGATGAAGCATCCACCCGAAAAGTACGATCAAGTTTACAACAACACCCAAAAGTTGTTCAACGGTAGTCTCACCGAAAGCGAAAAGGTCCTAACAATCGGGGAAATTGTTACAACTCtgggaaaatgtgaaaattccgGCGAAGATTTTGTCGCCTTCACGGACATCCTGTACAAACATCTAGCCCCAAAGGACAACAATCAAAATGATCCCGTCTACGCTGAACCCAATCTCTTAGTCAGCAATGACGATGATCGCAATACACAACTAGATCTCAATCATATCTATGCCGAACCAAATAGTGTTCAACAGCCCCTACTTAACAACGAGTATGCATTTCCCGTTGATCGGAACACCGAGTCAGGACTCTACACCGAACCCGTGGTCAGCCCAAGAGGTAAAATCCCCCTTTTTTTACCCTTCATttccttttgcaaaaaattaacgttccgaattgaataaaattaaattgatatttttactcaAATCACCAGATAAATCGTGATAGTAGAATGTGAAGAATTCTCTTGCAACCACTTTCCTCCCCACGCGAAAATGGCTCAAAATGATTCAGAGtaaatatttacaaagaaaaaagaGGTGCGTGTGTGTGATGGCTTTGCTATTTTCACATTCTTGCTAATTTTAACACAAATTTAGATTGGGATCTTTTGAGCCTGGGAGTTTGTCTTTATCATTTCGTTAACAAATTTGCTAAACTCTTCAATATtcgctacacagaaaaaatagggtaagtgtgccaaatttcggcatagttgcatgcaagcgtcaaagtctcaagtttgaaatgtaatattttaaatacaaattgatttttttgattctttcttctgaaagagtgttgctgggaaccttgtaaagagtttaccgtctttatttcctctaaaatcattttcaatatattttaaaatgtataaaaatatagacatagctttggtgccctatttcggccaccttcattctcatcgTTCCTtccccttcgggaattcttccaatatatttttcacgtcatctcgtttatcgaagctacatattttgttattcttttgcattgtataatctctagggtacgtaaaatctaaaagttcatagaaattcgagggacaaaaaaggtggccgaacttgcaagctggccggaatttggcacacttaccctatattttgtaaaaatgttcgtaaatgtttgtgaattcctatggaggagttacgaaatgctcgtgaatcgtgtaacccacaaacatttttgtaaaagcttgtacttttttcaaaaacataatcacttgacgaacatttattctacttctacaaacatttgttcgtaaatgtttgtaaacatacaaaaaatgttagtaaaattttgtcatatgttcgtaaatcgacaggaaaacaaacatttacaaacaaatgacaaaattttacgaacattttttgtgcgtttacgaacatttacgaacaaatgtttgtaaaagtacaaaaaatgttcgtcaaatgatcatgttacgaacaatatttgtgaaaaaagtacaaacttttacgaacatatttgtgggttatacgattcacgagcattttgtaactttCCCATAAAattgacgaacatttttacgaaatattttttttcagtgtaatgGATTTTTTCCAGCATGAACTAAAAATCAACCGTTTTGGAACGAGTAACTTTAAAGCTACTCTGTATCTtgtatcttgtttttttttttttgaagtttgaGGTATAGATTCTTGATTTTACTCTGAAAGAAAAACAGTTTGGAACGCTTTTTGTTAAAGGTTTGTCAAAATGATATTATCAAATTGACAAGATAACATccctttgacaaacttttgacaaaagCTTTACAAATATGTTTTACTAGTTTCAAGCTTAAATGCTAGGTTTAAAATTAATCTTTCATGATTTAGTTCAGTTTacttaattgaaatttagaaattacCCCTGAAAGAAGAATGTTTCGAACGctgtttgttaaaagtttgtcaaaagaactttcttttttttacttttacttttGTTTTAAGTTCGGTAGATTGCGAAAACTTTCGAGTATTCGAAAGTTCCAAAATTGAAAGTGAGTGATaaacctagatcagcttattgtaggtgagattcttaacttgAGGAAACTCTGATTGCACTGCATGCAAAATTATTTGGTACTAAAAATGAGAGATATTCCacagcaatttggaatcatatttctgaaaaattgcaaactttttatttaaatctaagTAATCTAGGATGtcaatgaactgacagaaagatGATATTGGAACATAGACCAGAATCTCCTCTATAAATTAGCCCCAAAACTGGATCTTATCGGTTGCTCGGTAgccgagataattcaatttatttttatgaacacgTTTTTGAGCATAGCGGGCATTTTTCCCATGTGACGAACTACAGAAATATCGAAGAATGATTGAATTAATCGaattaatcattattttaaattttatttttaataacgtAGTCGAGTAAAAGCGGTCATATTACCACCTCCGTACTTTTGCAGcgtttttgtggaaaaaaatcattttttttagcactagggtaacgtgtggtatttcgggatatattttttttaagtttcaaactttcaagtttcaaacagcttaacgacttctcaaataattttttccttgttgacacaaatatttatgttccttatgctatccagaataagatgcttattgaaaaatgttcaaaaatgcatcatattttatacaaaaaagcaaaaaatgtaaagaagtaagagtggtgtatttcgggacaattgggtatttcgggacaaataaaagtcgctattattcaaataaattttaccgagcctgattatttacatttaagtcgaagttctaaacttcattctttcataaaaattttgggtattttgtgtcccaaaatacccatatgtcccgaaaagcatgTTCCATGAATCCAgtaataccacacgttaccctaaatCTACCAAAAACGGACATATGACATATTATAAGCAAAAAAATGTTATgataaaatatagatataaatatCCATTACAATTATGCccaaataatcatcaaaatcggtagAGCAAGAGTCgaaataattgagtttatgtatttaatatcaaaaattttggTTTTGAGTTGTTCCTACGAAATTCAAATGCTCTGGAAAGTTGTAGCGCTTTGCTAGATCTTTAATTTGCGCCCTCATTTATCAAAAACGGTCAAATAGAATCGAAAAAAGATGTTCTTCCTTGCTTTTTAAAATCGGCGAAAGAACATatccttttgataaacttttaacaaaatgcGTTACAAATTTATATAGTATTGCAAAACTTGAAAACtagattttttatttagtttttaattttagaatttcattttTCAGAAGTTGTTGAACTAGGACAAaggaatataattttgaaaagttcaAATTAAATCAATCTTAGAAgctatctttaattttaataatgtcaaaattaaagcaaTTATTTCGTAaagaaattttagaatttaagtAGGCTACCattggtaaaattttattaataaaagactaaaat encodes the following:
- the LOC129807750 gene encoding uncharacterized protein LOC129807750 isoform X1, with the protein product MKKMFQFPRATSANPLLLFAFCLTALSLCTAKHEDNNIGHPIRNSPVNHHENVIISPENTFSQSQWSSKSLIQSNEAQHDEKIIKSTTHDERSSSSNTQKTSSSGTGSAPIGVSTSPPPHPPLFSHRDNPLQMENIKSALDDDVRNSAMPHSSRHLLQRRDVRHLKEGTKNLCSISEWCKCLGDKILDVECRLPGVTINFNSQFLIPNEARSLKVHLHASTRLHIYQGFFRDNGINRILIEGPEGKSTSTHVEFMPGSLQGNKGSNPSIEIINCGSVVLKNGTFHGDIMLNITKCRNVVVNPGALFDTSFNSVFDSISDLRMQPNALNGEKISKVSIVNSHIDRLEKIGSKMTGITITNSTINTIASKAFEFLELISVVLENTTINQIEKEAFPNKLFCRTMRIEGCTIETISSEAIADCGFANIIIERNTIRTIGERGISATALTASVSYNKIERTNRHWLKIQQFSSLDVNNNSFGQFSSMNIQGKSSEGSCTFARNSIVKAESGSLRLPQDCLVKDVYFKNDCNCNLEWLKVLNATNLDRMMDVSYCSIHETLKHCFNATLAKLRTYYKEVCSEDRKEINCAKNQKEPKHEGNFIKPEDFGKRSDKDNLIYYISAGVVLLIFLLLLIGILIVWMRRRGKRHDRTELITPTPETSHHSVERVPKCTRLFSPEDRLIISQTLEKMKMKHPPEKYDQVYNNTQKLFNGSLTESEKVLTIGEIVTTLGKCENSGEDFVAFTDILYKHLAPKDNNQNDPVYAEPNLLVSNDDDRNTQLDLNHIYAEPNSVQQPLLNNEYAFPVDRNTESGLYTEPVVSPREPPRKLISPYAIGGTNVPQQAGGATPTNLPDVLSQSTPSSSATPAGVTPGKVQRLANEFANNPNFHITRSPRSNRTIPKYTIPTPKGQSTDSTGAFGLHKKDSASSDHSGGSDITVKIDDVIDYADA
- the LOC129807750 gene encoding uncharacterized protein LOC129807750 isoform X2, yielding MKKMFQFPRATSANPLLLFAFCLTALSLCTAKHEDNNIGHPIRNSPVNHHENVIISPENTFSQSQWSSKSLIQSNEAQHDEKIIKSTTHDERSSSSNTQKTSSSGTGSAPIGVSTSPPPHPPLFSHRDNPLQMENIKSALDDDVRNSAMPHSSRHLLQRRDVRHLKEGTKNLCSISEWCKCLGDKILDVECRLPGVTINFNSQFLIPNEARSLKVHLHASTRLHIYQGFFRDNGINRILIEGPEGKSTSTHVEFMPGSLQGNKGSNPSIEIINCGSVVLKNGTFHGDIMLNITKCRNVVVNPGALFDTSFNSVFDSISDLRMQPNALNGEKISKVSIVNSHIDRLEKIGSKMTGITITNSTINTIASKAFEFLELISVVLENTTINQIEKEAFPNKLFCRTMRIEGCTIETISSEAIADCGFANIIIERNTIRTIGERGISATALTASVSYNKIERTNRHWLKIQQFSSLDVNNNSFGQFSSMNIQGKSSEGSCTFARNSIVKAESGSLRLPQDCLVKDVYFKNDCNCNLEWLKVLNATNLDRMMDVSYCSIHETLKHCFNATLAKLRTYYKEVCSEDRKEINCAKNQKEPKHEGNFIKPEDFGKRSDKDNLIYYISAGVVLLIFLLLLIGILIVWMRRRGKRHDRTELITPTPETSHHSVERVPKCTRLFSPEDRLIISQTLEKMKMKHPPEKYDQVYNNTQKLFNGSLTESEKVLTIGEIVTTLGKCENSGEDFVAFTDILYKHLAPKDNNQNDPVYAEPNLLVSNDDDRNTQLDLNHIYAEPNSVQQPLLNNEYAFPVDRNTESGLYTEPVVSPRDKS